Proteins from a genomic interval of Benincasa hispida cultivar B227 chromosome 7, ASM972705v1, whole genome shotgun sequence:
- the LOC120081152 gene encoding 23 kDa jasmonate-induced protein-like, with translation MAYNVFGNPITNETLESMPEYEGKTITRQDRAHVALNMKNAQDKDKNAREYVERLKQQWGTGVSTLCLIYNATGDTIKFVVEHSWHGHIGPGPYPIEIANGQWGGFLHVKTSGTATGSSAACVYRGLNNNGMICDWMAAWSNPWNRSASDNTAYTEIREEGHYTKEDHWNYISNLLYNSGLSHSDDWNGCISNVTTGSDTSPIFEAIYTLIGA, from the exons atggcaTACAATGTGTTTGGCAACCCAATCACCAATGAAACTCTAGAATCCATGCCTGAGTATGAAGGAAAGACAATAACACGTCAAGATAGAGCGCACGTGGCACTTAATATGAAGAATGCTCAAGATAAAGACAAAAATGCTAGAGAATATGTGGAAAGATTAAAACAACAATGGGGAACTGGAGTCTCAACCCTTTGCTTAATTTACAATGCCACTGGTGATACCATAAAATTTGTTGTTGAACACAGTTGGCATGGTCATATTGGGCCTGGTCCTTACCCAATCGAGATTGCAAATGGTCAATGGGGTGGTTTTCTTCATGTTAAAACTTCAGGAACAGCCACTGGCTCTTCTGCTGCATGTGTCTATCGTGGGTTAAATAATAATGGCATGATTTGTGATTGGATGGCTGCTTGGTCTAATCCATGGAATCGATCAGCTTCAGATAATACG gcaTATACTGAGATTCGCGAAGAAGGACATTACACTAAGGAGGATCATTGGAATTACATCTctaacttattatataattCGGGTCTTAGCCATTCAGACGATTGGAACGGATGCATTTCAAATGTGACAACAGGAAGTGATACTAGTCCGATATTCGAAGCAATATATACTCTAATAGGGGCTTGA